Proteins co-encoded in one Pseudomonadota bacterium genomic window:
- a CDS encoding polymer-forming cytoskeletal protein has protein sequence MANTVIGSSIVIDGEISGEEDLVIQGTVKGRIILKENLYVEQSGVVEADIQTANIEISGQVTGNIQASDKVEIAAGGRAVGDIKAPRILIADGAIFKGNVDMDA, from the coding sequence ATGGCGAACACGGTGATCGGGAGCTCGATTGTCATCGACGGCGAGATCTCGGGAGAAGAGGATCTGGTCATCCAGGGCACGGTGAAGGGCAGGATCATCCTGAAGGAGAACCTGTACGTCGAGCAGTCGGGCGTCGTGGAGGCGGACATCCAGACCGCCAACATCGAGATCTCCGGCCAGGTGACCGGCAACATCCAAGCGTCCGACAAGGTGGAGATCGCGGCGGGCGGGCGCGCCGTGGGCGACATCAAGGCGCCGCGGATCCTGATCGCGGACGGCGCAATCTTCAAGGGCAACGTGGACATGGACGCGTGA